DNA from Xanthomonas hyacinthi:
TGAAGGCGAGGATGCGCGCGACGTATTCGCGGGTTTCCTTGTAGCTGATCGTCTCGATCCAGAAGTCGGCGTCGTGGCCGGGACGCTGGGTCTGCCAGCGCGCGGCCGGGCCGGGGCCGGCGTTGTAGGCGGCGATGGTCAGGTACGGCAGGCCGTAGGTGTTCAACAGCTGGCGCAGGTAGGCGGTGCCGATGGCGATGTTGGTGTCCGGCTCGTACAGGCTGGCGGCACCGCCGTAGCCGGCCAGGCCGAGGTTCCTGGCCACGCTGGCGCCGGTGGCCGGCAGCACCTGCATCAGGCCCATCGCATTGGCCGGCGAACGCGCGTTCGGGTTGAAGATGCTCTCGGCGCGGATCTCGGCGGCGACCCAGGCCGGATCGAGCGCGTTCCTGCCCGCTTCGCGGCGGATGGTGGCGTCGTGGTGCAGCGGGAAGCGCAGCGAATACAGGCGCTGCTCGTCGGGCAGCTTGCCCAGCGCGAACACCGCGCGGTCGAACCAGCCGTTGTCGCGCGCCACTTCCACCGCGATGCGCCGCTGGCTGTCGTCGAAGCGGGTCAGCGCATCGTTCCATTCGGCCACCGCCCAGGACGCGCGGTCGATCTTGAACAGTTCCAGCGCGCGCACCAGCGCCGGATCGCGGGCCACGGCGGCCTGCGCCTGCGCGCTGTCGTTGGGTTCCCACGGGCACAGCGCGTAGGGCTGCTTGAGCCGGTCGGCGGCCATGAAGCCGTGGAAGGTGGCGGACTTGGCCGCCTCGCGGTACAGCCGCTGCGCCTCGCCGGCATTGCCGGTCTTCTCCGCCAGCCGCGCCTCGAAATACTGCCAGCGCGAATCGTTGCGCTGCGCCGGCGCCATCTTGCGGATCGCGGCCAGCGCCGCCGGCCAGTCGCCGCGCGCCATCGCCTCGCGCGCGCGCCATTCGTGCAGGCGTTCGTCGTAGGCGGACTCGGGCACGGCGTTGAGCCGGCGCGCCGAATCCGGGCCGTACGAGGCCACCGTCCACAACGCGATCTGGTACAGCACCTCGCCACGCTGCGCCTCGCTCAACTGCAGCGCTTGGGCGAACTGCGGCAGCTGCCGCTCGGCCGCGTCCGGATCGGTCTTGGCCAGTTTCTCCAGGCCATCCACCGCCACCTTGCGGCTGCGCTCGCTCTTCGGCCAGGACAGCGCGCGCGCGTGCACCGCGTCCAGGAACGCCGCGTAGTCGTTGGCCAAGGCCAGCTCGGCGGCGGGCAGGCCGCGCGCGGCGCTACGCATCACCGCCGGCTGCTGCGCATCGGCCGCCGCTTCCACGCGCGTCCAGCGCAACGCATCGGTCATGCCGCCGCGTGCCTGCAGCACCGCGAACACCGCATCGCAGGCATCCGGCAGCGACTTGCCGCTGCTGCGCCACAGCGCCTGCGCCTCGTCGATCCAGTGCGCATCGGCGCGGCCGGTGGCCTGGCGCGCGTTGAGCTGGGCGCAGTGCAGGCCGGTGTTGTCGGTGGGCTTCCAGTTGGCCAGCAGCGCCGGCCAATCCTGGCGCCGCGCCAGTGCCGGCAGCCACAGCGTGCGGAAGCTCTCGGCCACCGGTTGCCCGGCGTAGCGCTTGAGGAACTCCTGCGCCTGCGCATCGGAGACGCGGTCGATGGTGCGGCGCAGGTTGGCGTATTCGAGCCAGCCGTACAGCGGATGCTGCTTGAATGCGGCCGCCTGCGCGGGATCGAACTGGCCGCGCTCGGCGGCGTCGATCGCCGCGCGCAGCGCCGGTCGCTGGGCATCCAGGGTCTGAGCGAGGGCAGGAGCGGGGCCGCACAACGCGGCGGCGAGCAGCAGGAGGGACATGCGCAATTTCATGCGCGGGACTATACCGAACGCCGATGAATCGACGTGGCAAGGGCGCTGCGGCGCGGCTGTCGTGCGCAGCGGCGGGCAGCCTTGCGCGGGCGCTTTGTGGCCGCCTGCGGCCGGAACGCGGGCGCGGGCGGAGGCGTCGATAGCGGCGGGCGCCAGGTGATTTGCCGGCGGCGTATGCGAATCGGTGGCGTGGGCCGACGGCGCTGCGCCGCTCGCCACGATCTTCGTGCTGCATCGCGCGTATCCGGCGACGCGCCGCAAGACGGCAATGCGTCGCGCGGCCGGCAACGCTGGCCGCGTAACGTCGGGTGCGAGCTGTCCCGCGCCGGGCACAGATGCGACCGGTCTGGCCGCAGCCCGTCTACGAAATCGTCCAGTCGGTCCAGGACTCTCCGAATCCCGGTCCGATTGCTTGCTTAGGGTTTACGTTTTGTTTACAAGGTAGGCCACGCCGTCGCGGTGCAGGGGGGTCGCAGCGGCCGACCCACATCCTTTCTGGAGAGAGACGGATGAATTGCCTGCACCGCCATCCTTTGGTTTTCGCGGTTTCGTTGTCCTTGCTGGCCGGTTCGCCCGCGCTGGCCGTCGCCCAGCAGGCCGCGCCCGCTGCCCCCGCGTCCGCCACCACCCTGGACAGCGTCCAGGTCACCGGCACGCGCATCCGCAAGGCCGAGCTGGAGGGGCAGGTGCCGGTGCAGACGCTCAGCCGCGCCGACATCGAACGCACCGGCCTGACCTCGATCGGCGACGTGCTGCAGGAACTGACCGCCTCCGGCTCGGCGTTGAACACCAAGTTCAACTCCTCCGGCAACTTCGGTTTCCCGCCCGACGGCAGCGGCGTCGGCGCCGGCTCGGCGCAGGTGGATCTGCGCCACCTCGGCGCCAAACGCGTGCTGGTGCTGGTCGACGGCATGCGCTGGGTCAACGAGTCCTCGGCGTCCGGCGTGGGCGCGGCCACCGACCTCAACACCATCCCGCTGGCCATCGTCGAGCGCATCGAGGTGCTGGAGGACGGCGCCTCCTCGCTATACGGCTCCGACGCCATCGCCGGCGTGGTCAACATCATCACCCGGCGCAAGTTCGACGGCGGCCAGGTCACGCTGAACTACGGCCAGTACGACAAGGGCGACGGCGCCAGCAAGGGCGTGGACCTGGCCTGGGGCCACAGCACCGAGCGCACCAGCCTGTTCCTCGGCGCCAGCTACACCAAACAGGATCCGGTGTATGCGCGCGACCGCAAGCAGTCGCTGTATCCGGTGCCCGGCACCGGGCTCAGCTTCGGCAGCTCGGCCACGCCGGACGGCCGCTTCATCTTCGTCGATCCGGTCACCGGCGCCGAGCAGGACCTGACCCCGAACAGCGGCGCCGGCACCCCGAGCTACGACGGCAGCGCCGGTTGCACGCGCAGCGACGACTACCACTGCTTCGGCACCAGCGACCGCTACAACTTCGCCGCCTCCAACCTGTTGCTGACCCCGTCCGAGCGCAAGGGCGTGTTCGGCCAGTTTCGCTACTTCTTCAACGACGACGTGCAGTGGTATTTGAAACTGCTCGGCAATCGCCGCGAGTCGACCAACCAGGCCGCGCCGGAACCGATCTTCCTCGGCCCGGATGCCGGCACCGGCAATCCGCTGGCCGACAACATCGTCATCTCCGCGGCCAATCCGTACAACCCGTTCGGCTTCGACCTGGATTCGTCCAGCAACCTGATCATGATCGGGCGACGGCCGGTGGAAGGCGGCGCGCGCGTGTTCGAACAGCGCGTGGACACCCAGTACGTGGGCACCGGCTTCATCGGCAGTTTCGAGAGCGCCGACCGCACCTGGTTCTGGGACGTCAATGGCGCCTACAGCAAGAACAAGGCCGAGCAGACCAACTACGGCAGCTACAATCTCTACAACATCAACCTGGCGCTGGGCGACCCGGCCGCCTGCGCGGCGGTGGCCGGCTGCGTGCCGCTGGACATCTTCGGCGGTGCCGGCAGCATTACCCCGGAGATGCTGCGCTGGATCCAGCCGGTGGTGCACGACCGCAGCCAGAACGAGCTGACCCAGTTCACCGCCAACCTCAGCAGCGAGCTGTTCACCCTGCCGGCCGGCGCGGTGTCCTTCGCCACCGGCGTGGAGTACCGCAAGTACGAAGGCTGGTACCAGCCCGATCCGCTGACCGTGGCAGGCCACTACAACGGCGTGCCGTCGCTGCCGACCGAGGGCAGCTACAACGTCAAGGAGGCCTACCTCGAACTGAGCGTGCCGATCTTCGCCGACTCGCCGCTGGGCGACAAACTCGACCTGAGCCTGGCCGGGCGTTATTCCGACTACTCCACCTTCGGCGGCAAGTTCACCCCGAAGTACGGCCTGCGCTGGCAGGTGTCGCCGGACGTCGTGCTGCGTACCAGCTATGCCCAGGGCTTCCGCGCCCCGACCATCGGCGAGCTGTACGGCTCGGCCGCGCGCGCCGACCTGACCCTGTCCGATCCGTGCTCGATCGGCCTGGGCGGCACCGCGCCGCGCGGCAGCGCGGCCAACTGCGCCGCGCTCGGCGTGCCGGCCGGCTACCAGCAGGCCAACTCGCAGATCTCGGTGACCACCGGCGGCAACCGCGCGCTGCAGTCGGAGAAGGCGCGCAGCTTCAGCGCCGGCTTCGTGTGGAGCCCGTGGTTCGCCAGCAACGTGCCTTGGTCGGATCGCTTCGATGTCGAAGTGACCTTCTATCGACACGACATCGACGGCGCGATCCAGGCGATCAACGCGCAGACCCAGCTCGACCTGTGCGTGGACACGCTGGACGCGATCTATTGCGACGGCATCACCCGCGCCTCCACCGGCGGCATCAACGGCTTCAACAACCGCCTGACCAACCTGGGCTCGATCAAGACCGACGGCTGGGACGTGGACCTGTTCTGGACCTCGCCGGAGACCGCGGCCGGGCGCTTCAAGATCGGCTGGCAGAACACCTTCGTCACCCGCTACGTCGCCACCGGCGCCGCCGGCCAGGTGCAGCCGCAGGAACCGGGCGTGGAAGTGGTGGACAGCGCGATCCCGGAGTGGACCAGCAACCTGACCCTGGACTGGTCGCTCAACCGCTGGAACGCCTCGTGGACGGTGCGGCACATTTCCGAGCTGACCGAGCAGTGCGGCGACGCGGTGGCGTTCGCGGTGTGCAGCAACCAGGCCGCAGGCACCAACACGCTGGACGCGATCACCTACCACGACGTGCAACTGGGCTACCGCTTCGACTGGCTCAAGGGCCTGACCGTCAGCGGCGGCGTCAACAACGTCTTCGACAAGGATCCGCCGATCTGCCTGTCGTGCTCGCTCAACGGCTACGACGCGTCCACCTACGACATCCCCGGCGGCCGTTATCTTTACGTGCGTGCGGATCTGAAGTTCTAGCGCGCTTTCGATTCGCCTGAAGGCGCTCGCACAATTTCCTGCAAGCCGTCGCGCTTTTTTTGTAGGCGGCTTCAGCCGCGACGCTTTACCGATAACGCCCGGTCGCGGCTGAAGCCGCTACAGGGAATGCAGCGGTAGGGAACGCAGCAGCTAGCGCAGCATCGCCTGCGGCACTTCGATCTCGGTCGCCACCGCCAGGTGGTCGGAGAACGCGGCGGGCAATGCGCGCTGCTCGTTGCAGCGCAGGCCGTCGCTGACCAGGATGTGGTCGATCGCGCGTTGCGGGCGCCAGCTGGGGAAGGTCGGCACCACGCAGCCCGGCGGTTGCAGCCGGGTGCGTTTGTACAGGGCCTGCATCTCGGGCCGGTCGGCGACGCAGTTGAAGTCGCCCATCAGCACCGCGTTGGGGTGATCGGACAGCAATTCGGCGATGAACGCCAACTGCGATGCGCGCGAGTTGGCGCCCAGCGACAGATGCGCCACCGCGATCGCCAATCCTTCCGCACCGTCGCCGAACTTGGCCAGCAGCACACCGCGCCCGCCGAGCCGGCCGGGCAGGGGATGGTCCTGCACTTCGACCGGTTCCAGCCGGCTGAGCAGGCCGTTGGCGCTGGAGGCCACGCCGCCCATGCGCCGGTTCGGCTGGTGGCTCCAGTAGTTGAAGCCGGCGCGCTCGGCCAGGTAGTGGGTCTGGTTGGTGAAGCCCGAGCGCAGGCTGCCCGGATCGCTTTCCTGCAGGCCGACGATGTCGTGCTCGCTGGCCAATTGCGCGATCGCATCCAGGCTGCTGCGCTTGCGCCCCGCCGGCAGCGCATGCGACCAGCTGCGGGTCACGTAGTCGCTGTAGCGGCGCGTGCTGGAGCCGGCCTGGATATTGGCGGTGAGCACGCGCAGCGTGCGGGTGGCGGGGGCAGTCACGGCGGCGCGGCCTGGTGGGGGCGGGAGCTTACTTGGCCAGCGCGGCGCGCTCGCGTGCGATCAGGTGATCGGCGATGCGCAGCACGTCGTCGTAGCTCTTGCCCTTGACCAGGTACTTGCCGTCGACGATCAGCGACGGCGTGCCGGTGACGCCGCTGCGCGTGGCGAACTGCTTGGCGCGGTTGGTCTTGCTGCTGACCGCGAAGCTGCCCATGGTGTCGGCGAACTGCTTGGGATCCACGCCGTACTTGGCGTAGAAGCCGGCGATGTCCTGCACCGAGTCGCGGCCGCGCTCGCCCTTCAGGGTCTCGTCGACGTGGATCGCCTTGTACAGCGCCTCGTGGGTCTTTTCCTGCACGCCCAGCGCTTCGGCGGCGTAGAACGCGCGCGCGTAGTCGTCCCAGGTGCCGCCGAACATCGCCGGCACGTAGACGAAGTGCACGTCCGAAGGCAGGCCGGCCTTCCACGGGCCGATCTGCGGCTGGAAGCGCGCGCAGGCCGGGCACACGTAGCCGAACACTTCGGCCACTTCGATCTTGCCATTGGTCGGCTGGAACGGCTGGCCGCCCGCGATGTCGACGTAGTCGGTGCCGGCGACCGGTTCGGCGCCGCTCGGGGTCCGCGCCGCGACCGGTGCAGCCGGGGTGTCGGCGGCAGGCTGCGCGGTGGCGTCGGCGGCCGCGGTGGAGGGGTTCTCGGCAGCGGCAGCCGGTGCGGTTTCGCTGGCGCTGGCTGCGGGCGCCGCCGGCGCTGCGGCGGGCGCGTCGGCGGCCGGGGCGACGGTGTCGGCAGTGCCGTCCTGGGCCTTGCATGCGACCAGGATCGGCAGCAGGGCCATCAGGGTCAGGGCGAAGCGGGTCTTCATCGGCGGCATCTCCAGCAGGATTGGGGGCAAAACGCCGGCTGCGCCGAACAGCGCGGCAGGCAACCCCATCATGATGCCATGGCGCAGATGAAGCGCCGTGCTGCGACCCCGGTCGCGATTACTTGCCCGCGCGCTCGCGCGCGGCCAGCGCATCGGCGATGCGCAGCATGTCCTGGAAGTTCTTGCCCTTGACCAGGTACTTGCCGTTGACCACCAGCGCCGGGGTGCCGGGGATCTCGCTGCGCGCGGCGAAGTCGCGCGCGGCCTTGACCTGCGCGGCCACCTGCGGGCTGTTGTAGGCGGCGATGAAGTCCTGCGGCTTGACGCCGTACGCGGCATAGAACGCGGCCAGTTCCTCCGGTGCCACGTTCTGCACCGGCACGCTGTGCTTGTCGTGGATCGCCTCGAACAGGTCGTGATGGCTGCGGGTCTGCACGCCCAGCTTCTGCGCGGCATAGAAGGCGCTGGCGAAGCTGTCCCAGAAACCGCCGAACGCGGCCGGGACCAGGGTCACCCGCACGTCCTTGCCCTGCTTGCGCGTCCATTCTTCCAGGATCGGCTCGAAGTGCGCGCAGTGCGGGCAGGTATAGCCGAACACTTCCACCACCTCGATCTTGCCGGCCAGCGGCGCGAACGGCTGCGGCTTGGCGATCAGCGTGTAGTCCTCGCCTTCGACCAGGGCGGCGGTCTTGGACTGCGCGCAGGCGCTCAGCGGCAGCAGGGTGAGCAGGCACAGCAGCAGACGGGGCAGACGGTTCATGCGATCTCCATGGCAAAAAACGCACGCCGGTCGTGACGACCGGCGCGAAGGGGGAAGCGGTCCGGCGCCGCGGCGGCGGCGCACGCTCAGGATTGTTGCGCAGGCGCGGCCTGTTGTGGCGCGGCTTGCGCTGGTGCAGCCTGCGCCGCGGCCGCATCGTCGGCGCGATCGTGCAGGCCCTGCAGGTAGCTGCCCAGCGCCTTCATCTCCTGCTCGGTCAAGGGCTTGGCCACCTGCGCCATGATCTTGAACAGGGTCGGGTCGCGTTCCAGGGTGGTGCCGGCCTGGTATTCCTGCAGGCGCCGCGCCACGTAGTCGGCGTGCTGGCCGCCCAGATGCGGATACGCCGGGCCGGGGTTGCCGGCGCCGGTGGGGCCGTGGCAGGCCATGCACGCCGGAATCCCGCGCGCCGCATCGCCGCCGCGGTACAGCTGCTGCCCGACCTCGTAGAACTTCATGCCGGCGTAGGGGCCTTCGCTGACCACCGCGTCGTCGGCGATGCCGGCGCCGGCCTTCTGCGTGGCGAAGTAGGCGCCGATGTCGCGCATGTCCTGCGCGCTCAGCGGTTGCACGAACGGCAGCATCGCCGCGACCGCGCCGGCGGTGCGCTCGCCGTGCGCGATCAAGGCCATCTGCCGCGCGCTGTAGCGCTCGCTCTGGCCGGCGATGCGCGGATACATCGCGATCGCCGGGTTGCCGTCGGCGCCGTGGCAGGCGGCGCAGGCTGCGGCCTTGGCCTGGCCGGCCTTGGCATCGCCCCAGGCGAGCTTGCCGACGTCGCCCTCCAGCGGCGCGGTGCTGACCGGCGCGTTGTCGGGAATGGGAACCACCGAGGTCTGCGCGAACGCGACGGCGGCGGCGATGGAAACGGCTAGACCGGCAAAGGCAAGAACGCGAGCGTGGCGCATTAGCTGAAGCTCCGTGTGACCCAACCCGCGGCTGCCGGGCCGGCGACCGCATTCGCGCGATTATCCCCGTGCGGCGCCCTGCCGGTCAACGAACCCCGCCCGGGCCGGCGGACGTGCGATCCTAGCGCCATGTCGCTCCTCATCGAACGTGCCCAGTATCTGCTTTCCGCCCACACCCCCCGGCAGCTGCCGGAGGACGGGGGCTGGGAGGTGGCCTTCGCCGGCCGCTCCAATGCCGGCAAATCCAGCGCGCTGAACGCGCTGACCCGGCAGAATGCGCTGGCCCGCGTGTCCAAGACCCCTGGCCGCACCCAGCAGCTGGTGTTCTTCCAGATCCAGCCCGAACGCTATCTGGTGGACCTGCCCGGCTACGGCTACGCCAAGGTGCCGCTGGAGCTGCAGGCGCACTGGCAGTCGTTCATCGACAAGTATTTCCGCACCCGCGAGGCCTTGCGCGGCCTGGTGGTGGTGATGGACATCCGCCATCCGCTGAAGGACTACGACCGGCAGATGCTCGGCTACGCGGTGCAGCGCGGACTGCCGGCGCACGCGCTGCTGACCAAGGCCGACAAGCTCGGCCGCGGCCAGCAGGCGCAGGCGCTGCAGCAGGTGCGCAAGGACCTGTCCAGCTCCTTCGGCGACACGGTCAGCGTGCAGCTGTTTTCCGGCGAGACCCGCCAGGGCGTGGACGAGGCGCGGGCCATCGTCGGCGGCTGGCTGGGCCTGGACGCGGAGCCGACCGCCGCGCAGTGAGCGCGGCGGAGGCGGAGTTCTGGCATCTGCTGCGCCGACGCTGCTTGCGATCGATCGCAAGCAGCGGACGCGGTCGTCCTGTCCGCTTTGGCTGCATCGCATGCGCGATGCCGAGCGCCCGCAGGGGCGGATGAGGGTACGGGCGCAGCCTCGTGCATCCAAACTCCGCGAGATGCTTCGCGCCGTACCCTCACCCCAACCCCTCTCCCGGGGGGAGAGGGGCTAGCGGCTGTTCCCTTCTCCCGCCGGGAGAAGGTGCCCCGCAGGGGCGGATGAGGGTACGGGCGCAGCCTCGTGCATCCAAACTCCGCGAGACGCTTCGCGCCGTACCCTCACCCCAACCCCTCTCCCGAGGGGAGAGGGGCTCAGGCGCACCGCGGCTGTTCTTCCTTCTCCCATCGGGAGAAGACCGCCCTCAAGGCGTGGTCGGCAACGGCGCGAACTCGGCCGGGACCCAGGCGAACGCGTCGCCCTCGCGACGCACATGGCCCAGGCCCGGGAACGGCAGATGCGCGCCGGCCACCCACCAGCCGCCGTCGGCGGCCTGCGCCATGGTCCGCTTGCGCGCGGCGATCGCCGCGCTGCGGTCGCTGTCGGCCTCGTAGGACGCCTGCGGCTGCGCGAACTGCACCGCGTGGTAGTGCACCAGATCGCCCCACACCAGCAGTTGCTGGCCGTCGCCGCCGTCGAAACGATAGGACACGTGGCCGGGGGTATGCCCGTGCGTATCCAGTGCTACCGCGCCGCCGGGCAGCGCATCGCCGGGGTGGAAGCGGCGCAGCCGGTCCCTGGCCTGGTATGGCGCCGCCGCCGCGCGCGCCAGCGGGAACGCGAACTTCAGCATTTGCGGCGCGCCGGCCTCGCTGGCCGGATCCAGCCAGTACCCGGCATCGGCCGCGCTCAGCCACACCGTGGCGTTGGGGTAGGCGAGCTGTCCCTGCGCATCGAGCAGGCCGCACATGTGGTCCGGGTGGGCGTGGGTCAGCAGCACGTCGTCCACCTGCGCCGGCGCGTAGCCGGCCGTGCGCAGGTTCGCCAGCACCTGGCCCAGGCCCGGGCCGAAGCAGGTGGCGGTGCCGGTATCGACCAGGGTCAGGTGCGTGCCGTCCTGGATCAGGTAGGCGTTGACCGTGGTCTGCAGGCCCTTCGCGGTTTCCGGTACGTAGCGATGGTCGAGCAGGCGCGCGATCGCGTCGCTGTCCAGATTGGACAACTGCGCGCGCGGCAGCGGCACCGTGCCGTCGAACAGCGCGGTGACGCGCAGCCTGCCGATTGCCTGGCGGTAGACGCCGGGGACTTGCTGCACGGGCGCGGCAGGCGCGGCGGCATGGGCGGCCGGCGGCAGCGGCAGGGCAATGGCGGCGGCCAGTGCCAGCAGGGCCAGCGGGCGTGAGACGGAAACGGGCATCGGCAGGTTCCAGCGCAAAGCGGCGTTCGCCGCGGTGCCTGCATGCTGCGCGGGCGGCGCGGCGCGATTCGCTCATTCGGCTGCGCGCGGCGCTCGCCATGTCGCGAACAGGCGCTAGTTGCCGATGCTCGCCGGATCCAGGCCGTAGCGCTGCTGGAAGCGCTGGCTGAAGCTGCGCGTGGAGCGATAACCGGCGCGCGCGGCCACCGTCTTCAGCGGCCAGCGCGTGGTGTAGAGCAGTTCCATCGCATGCGCCAGACGCGCATCGGTGATCAGCTCGCGCAACGACGTGTGCTCGCCGGCCAGATGCCGGCGCAAGGTCGCACCGCTCAGGCTCAGGCTGTCCTCGACGTCGTGCGACCGCCATGCGCGCTGCGGCTGTGCCGCGATCAGTTCGCGCACCTGCGCGGCGATGCTGGGCGCCGGCGGCAGCAGCAGGCCGCCATGGCCGCGGCGGCAGAACGCGACCACCAGCGCCGCCAGCGCCAGCCTGGCTTCGGGGTAGTGGCCGTCCTGCAGCGCCTGCCGCCACTGCAGCAAGGCGCTGCCGAACTCGATTGCGCGCAGCCGCGCCAGTTCCGCGCCGGCGGCCGGCAACGGTTCGTTCCACAGCATGCGTGCGGCACTCAGCACTTCCTCGCACAGCGGGATCACCGCGCTCAGATACAGGCCGCTGTGCGGGTCGGGACGATTGACCA
Protein-coding regions in this window:
- a CDS encoding TonB-dependent receptor gives rise to the protein MNCLHRHPLVFAVSLSLLAGSPALAVAQQAAPAAPASATTLDSVQVTGTRIRKAELEGQVPVQTLSRADIERTGLTSIGDVLQELTASGSALNTKFNSSGNFGFPPDGSGVGAGSAQVDLRHLGAKRVLVLVDGMRWVNESSASGVGAATDLNTIPLAIVERIEVLEDGASSLYGSDAIAGVVNIITRRKFDGGQVTLNYGQYDKGDGASKGVDLAWGHSTERTSLFLGASYTKQDPVYARDRKQSLYPVPGTGLSFGSSATPDGRFIFVDPVTGAEQDLTPNSGAGTPSYDGSAGCTRSDDYHCFGTSDRYNFAASNLLLTPSERKGVFGQFRYFFNDDVQWYLKLLGNRRESTNQAAPEPIFLGPDAGTGNPLADNIVISAANPYNPFGFDLDSSSNLIMIGRRPVEGGARVFEQRVDTQYVGTGFIGSFESADRTWFWDVNGAYSKNKAEQTNYGSYNLYNINLALGDPAACAAVAGCVPLDIFGGAGSITPEMLRWIQPVVHDRSQNELTQFTANLSSELFTLPAGAVSFATGVEYRKYEGWYQPDPLTVAGHYNGVPSLPTEGSYNVKEAYLELSVPIFADSPLGDKLDLSLAGRYSDYSTFGGKFTPKYGLRWQVSPDVVLRTSYAQGFRAPTIGELYGSAARADLTLSDPCSIGLGGTAPRGSAANCAALGVPAGYQQANSQISVTTGGNRALQSEKARSFSAGFVWSPWFASNVPWSDRFDVEVTFYRHDIDGAIQAINAQTQLDLCVDTLDAIYCDGITRASTGGINGFNNRLTNLGSIKTDGWDVDLFWTSPETAAGRFKIGWQNTFVTRYVATGAAGQVQPQEPGVEVVDSAIPEWTSNLTLDWSLNRWNASWTVRHISELTEQCGDAVAFAVCSNQAAGTNTLDAITYHDVQLGYRFDWLKGLTVSGGVNNVFDKDPPICLSCSLNGYDASTYDIPGGRYLYVRADLKF
- the yihA gene encoding ribosome biogenesis GTP-binding protein YihA/YsxC, yielding MSLLIERAQYLLSAHTPRQLPEDGGWEVAFAGRSNAGKSSALNALTRQNALARVSKTPGRTQQLVFFQIQPERYLVDLPGYGYAKVPLELQAHWQSFIDKYFRTREALRGLVVVMDIRHPLKDYDRQMLGYAVQRGLPAHALLTKADKLGRGQQAQALQQVRKDLSSSFGDTVSVQLFSGETRQGVDEARAIVGGWLGLDAEPTAAQ
- a CDS encoding thiol:disulfide interchange protein DsbA/DsbL codes for the protein MNRLPRLLLCLLTLLPLSACAQSKTAALVEGEDYTLIAKPQPFAPLAGKIEVVEVFGYTCPHCAHFEPILEEWTRKQGKDVRVTLVPAAFGGFWDSFASAFYAAQKLGVQTRSHHDLFEAIHDKHSVPVQNVAPEELAAFYAAYGVKPQDFIAAYNSPQVAAQVKAARDFAARSEIPGTPALVVNGKYLVKGKNFQDMLRIADALAARERAGK
- a CDS encoding c-type cytochrome — encoded protein: MRHARVLAFAGLAVSIAAAVAFAQTSVVPIPDNAPVSTAPLEGDVGKLAWGDAKAGQAKAAACAACHGADGNPAIAMYPRIAGQSERYSARQMALIAHGERTAGAVAAMLPFVQPLSAQDMRDIGAYFATQKAGAGIADDAVVSEGPYAGMKFYEVGQQLYRGGDAARGIPACMACHGPTGAGNPGPAYPHLGGQHADYVARRLQEYQAGTTLERDPTLFKIMAQVAKPLTEQEMKALGSYLQGLHDRADDAAAAQAAPAQAAPQQAAPAQQS
- a CDS encoding MBL fold metallo-hydrolase codes for the protein MPVSVSRPLALLALAAAIALPLPPAAHAAAPAAPVQQVPGVYRQAIGRLRVTALFDGTVPLPRAQLSNLDSDAIARLLDHRYVPETAKGLQTTVNAYLIQDGTHLTLVDTGTATCFGPGLGQVLANLRTAGYAPAQVDDVLLTHAHPDHMCGLLDAQGQLAYPNATVWLSAADAGYWLDPASEAGAPQMLKFAFPLARAAAAPYQARDRLRRFHPGDALPGGAVALDTHGHTPGHVSYRFDGGDGQQLLVWGDLVHYHAVQFAQPQASYEADSDRSAAIAARKRTMAQAADGGWWVAGAHLPFPGLGHVRREGDAFAWVPAEFAPLPTTP
- a CDS encoding transglycosylase SLT domain-containing protein is translated as MKLRMSLLLLAAALCGPAPALAQTLDAQRPALRAAIDAAERGQFDPAQAAAFKQHPLYGWLEYANLRRTIDRVSDAQAQEFLKRYAGQPVAESFRTLWLPALARRQDWPALLANWKPTDNTGLHCAQLNARQATGRADAHWIDEAQALWRSSGKSLPDACDAVFAVLQARGGMTDALRWTRVEAAADAQQPAVMRSAARGLPAAELALANDYAAFLDAVHARALSWPKSERSRKVAVDGLEKLAKTDPDAAERQLPQFAQALQLSEAQRGEVLYQIALWTVASYGPDSARRLNAVPESAYDERLHEWRAREAMARGDWPAALAAIRKMAPAQRNDSRWQYFEARLAEKTGNAGEAQRLYREAAKSATFHGFMAADRLKQPYALCPWEPNDSAQAQAAVARDPALVRALELFKIDRASWAVAEWNDALTRFDDSQRRIAVEVARDNGWFDRAVFALGKLPDEQRLYSLRFPLHHDATIRREAGRNALDPAWVAAEIRAESIFNPNARSPANAMGLMQVLPATGASVARNLGLAGYGGAASLYEPDTNIAIGTAYLRQLLNTYGLPYLTIAAYNAGPGPAARWQTQRPGHDADFWIETISYKETREYVARILAFSVIYDWRLNGDALPVSARMLGKLDAPRKTFVCATAAGAAAGNRE
- a CDS encoding endonuclease/exonuclease/phosphatase family protein, producing the protein MTAPATRTLRVLTANIQAGSSTRRYSDYVTRSWSHALPAGRKRSSLDAIAQLASEHDIVGLQESDPGSLRSGFTNQTHYLAERAGFNYWSHQPNRRMGGVASSANGLLSRLEPVEVQDHPLPGRLGGRGVLLAKFGDGAEGLAIAVAHLSLGANSRASQLAFIAELLSDHPNAVLMGDFNCVADRPEMQALYKRTRLQPPGCVVPTFPSWRPQRAIDHILVSDGLRCNEQRALPAAFSDHLAVATEIEVPQAMLR
- a CDS encoding helix-turn-helix domain-containing protein, whose amino-acid sequence is MADTHDPEFLLLAQLTTLAECERAEGYACIAARREHGARSVDIPRPQLAILLQGRKQVRTATQALEFVPGDLFLVTRRCRIDVVNRPDPHSGLYLSAVIPLCEEVLSAARMLWNEPLPAAGAELARLRAIEFGSALLQWRQALQDGHYPEARLALAALVVAFCRRGHGGLLLPPAPSIAAQVRELIAAQPQRAWRSHDVEDSLSLSGATLRRHLAGEHTSLRELITDARLAHAMELLYTTRWPLKTVAARAGYRSTRSFSQRFQQRYGLDPASIGN
- a CDS encoding thiol:disulfide interchange protein DsbA/DsbL; amino-acid sequence: MKTRFALTLMALLPILVACKAQDGTADTVAPAADAPAAAPAAPAASASETAPAAAAENPSTAAADATAQPAADTPAAPVAARTPSGAEPVAGTDYVDIAGGQPFQPTNGKIEVAEVFGYVCPACARFQPQIGPWKAGLPSDVHFVYVPAMFGGTWDDYARAFYAAEALGVQEKTHEALYKAIHVDETLKGERGRDSVQDIAGFYAKYGVDPKQFADTMGSFAVSSKTNRAKQFATRSGVTGTPSLIVDGKYLVKGKSYDDVLRIADHLIARERAALAK